The Halomonas sp. HAL1 genome segment GGCGAATCGTCATCGTCGTTATCGCGGTAGATGTGTTCGAAACGGTCTTCCGGCTCGTCATCGGCCTTCCAGAAAATCTCGTATTCAGAGATCCGGATACGGTCTCCAACCCCAAAGTCCATGATCACGTGCGAAACGGCGTTAGGTTGAACCCCACCGGCGCTGGCGAACGCAAAGACGTCATCACCCGTGCCGCCCGTGAGCGCGACCGATTCACTGCCGAGAATGAAGTGATCGGCTTCTCGGCCTCCAAGCACTTTCTCGAAACCGGTGATAGCGTCATGGCCGATTTCTACGCCGCTGGCGACACCGTTCATAAGATCCACCACGAGACGTTCCGTCGCGTGGCTGTAGTCGAGGGTGTCCGTGCCCGCGCCGCCGTCGTACACGTCATCGTCCGCGTCGAGCGATGCCACAATCCGATCGTTTCCCATGCCGCCGAACACCTTGTCGCTTCCTGCTCCATCGCTAATCACGTCGTTACCCTCGCCCCCGAGCAGCAAATCGTCGCCGTCTCCACCGCTCAGGTGATCCCCACCGGTGTTCCCGAAGATCACGTCATCGCCGTCACCGCCGAATAGCCTGTCGTCGCCTGCACCACCGAAAAGATGGTCGTTTCCCGCGCCGCCGAAAATAATGTCATTGCCATCGCCGCCGAACACCACGTCATCACCGTCTCCCGCAACAATGTGGTCGTCGCCTGCTCCTCCATTAATAACGTCGTTGCCGGCCCGTCCATCAATGTTGTCATCGCCGCCTGCGCCGTCGATCTCATCGGCACACAGGCTGCCCAGAAACATGTCGTCTACCACGCTTCCTACGATAACGGGCTGTTCGACAACGGAAAAGTGGGCGACGGCTTCGATCGTAAGGTCGCCGTCAGTGATCTCATAGCGGAGGGTCACCGGCCCCGGTTGCCCGCTGCCGCTCTGGAACACCCAACCGCCGTCCACTTCTGTAAGCTCGCCGGAGGACACAGCCAGGTTTTGAACCGAGAGGACGTCGCCATCGGGGTCCTCTGCCTTGCTCAGCAGATCGCCCAGGGCGATGGCGAGCGCCGCACAGGGTGCCACGTCCAGCAGATAAACGGGGCCTGACACGCGAGGAGCACGGTTGCCCGTCGGTGAGACCTCGTCATCGTCGTCCTCATTTACGGGGTCGAGTGGGTCGCCATCCTTGGAACTATCGGTATCAGTCGGTCTCTCGCTATCCGTAGAACTATCGTTATCCGTGGCATCCTCGCTAACCGCAGAACCATCGCCGTCCGTGGGATCATTGCCTTCAACGAGCGGATTGTCGTTCGGTGGTGAAGGGAAACGATGACCGGCGGGGTTAGCAATGTCGATAGGCGATATGCTGGGGCTGATGCCCATTCGATCCACCCTCTCAGCGACTGCATTGCCGCTTGCAGGTCTGACTACTGCGGGTGCGCCTTCGCTTTCGCCCTGATAGCGTAGGGGCGATGACCCGGGAGCATCGGCGACCGGCGGCCTTGTAGAGCCGGGAGGTTCGGGATCGGGCATATCAGGGACTGTTTGCGGGGAGGCGATGTCGTCAACCATGCCCTCTTGGCTTTCGCCCTCCGCCGCACCGGCGGCTGGCTCTTCCGGCTGCGATTGGGGTTCACTCTCCCGGCCCCAGGAGAAGATCGAGCCCAGGTAAGCAGCGATCCCCATGAGTAAGCCGACGATCAAGCGAGGCGTCCCAGAGACCTCGTCCCCGCTTTTCAGAACGTAGCGCTGAGAGGTATCAGTTTCGGGTAAGGCGTTCTTGGTGCCTTTGACGTTAATCATGATCCGACGGACGCCTCCTTAATCGGCGGCTTGGCAGAATGCACCGCTCGCACGTTGGACTTGCCAATGACTTCGTCCTTCGGTCCGAAGGCGGCCAACCGGCCGTTCTGAATCACCGCCACAAGATCAACGGCAGCCAGAGCGCTTGGCCGGTGAGCCGCCACAACGGCGATGCCGCCACGCTGCTTAACGCCTTGAATGGCCGCTGTCAGCGCTGCTTCGCCTTCGGCGTCGAGGTTGGAATTGGGCTCGTCCAGCACCACGATGAAGGGGTTGCCGAACAGTGCGCGGGCGAGTCCAATCCGCTGCCGCTGGCCGCCTGATAGAGAGGTACCCAGCGAGCCGAGCTGCGTTCGATAGCCGTTGGGCAAGCGCACGATCATCTCATGGACGCTTGCGGCCATCGCCGCCTCCACCACCGCACGGGAATCCGGTGTTTCCTGAAACCGCGAAATGTTCTCTTCGATCGTGCCATTAAGCAGCGCGACCTCTTGAGGCAGATAGCCGATGAATTGACCGAGAGCTTCGTCGTGCCATTGCGAGAGCTCTGCTTCGTCAAGCCGCACGCTTCCTCGCAGCACGGGCCAGATGCCTGTCAACGCGCGCAGCAACGTGGTCTTGCCGCCACCGCTAGGACCGATGATCCCAATCGCCTGACCGGCCTTGAGTTCGAAGCTCAGCTCGCTGAGCAGAACTTGTCCGGAATCGGGGGCTGCGACGGTAATGTTCTCGACCTTAAGGGATGAACTCGGGCTGGGCAGCTCCATCGGCTCGTCCGTCTCCGCCAGCGCCATGACGGTTTCCTTCAGCCGTGCAAACGCGGTTCGCGCACCGACGACGTTCTTCCAGTTGCCGATCGCAAGATCGATGGGGGCGAGTGCCCGCGCGGAGGCAAT includes the following:
- a CDS encoding type I secretion system permease/ATPase — its product is MRKKDASTSAKRKSAEQLTKGFRGIFFFLFGMSGIINILALTGAFYMLQIYDRALTSGSISTLVAISVLALGLYCFQGMFDTIRSQILVRIGALLDRRVAPLAHRVAIDMPRFGFSTAESLERGRDVDTVRGFLGSQGPVALLDLPWMPLFLLFVYILHPYLGALVFLGGFILAMLAIITELKTSKLSSAMQQAAVTRNTIADSNARNAEILKAMGFAGRAVARFNRANDDHLELQTRTNDVSGTFGAISRVLRMVLQSAVLGLGALLTIQGELSAGAIIAASIASARALAPIDLAIGNWKNVVGARTAFARLKETVMALAETDEPMELPSPSSSLKVENITVAAPDSGQVLLSELSFELKAGQAIGIIGPSGGGKTTLLRALTGIWPVLRGSVRLDEAELSQWHDEALGQFIGYLPQEVALLNGTIEENISRFQETPDSRAVVEAAMAASVHEMIVRLPNGYRTQLGSLGTSLSGGQRQRIGLARALFGNPFIVVLDEPNSNLDAEGEAALTAAIQGVKQRGGIAVVAAHRPSALAAVDLVAVIQNGRLAAFGPKDEVIGKSNVRAVHSAKPPIKEASVGS
- a CDS encoding calcium-binding protein, with protein sequence MINVKGTKNALPETDTSQRYVLKSGDEVSGTPRLIVGLLMGIAAYLGSIFSWGRESEPQSQPEEPAAGAAEGESQEGMVDDIASPQTVPDMPDPEPPGSTRPPVADAPGSSPLRYQGESEGAPAVVRPASGNAVAERVDRMGISPSISPIDIANPAGHRFPSPPNDNPLVEGNDPTDGDGSAVSEDATDNDSSTDSERPTDTDSSKDGDPLDPVNEDDDDEVSPTGNRAPRVSGPVYLLDVAPCAALAIALGDLLSKAEDPDGDVLSVQNLAVSSGELTEVDGGWVFQSGSGQPGPVTLRYEITDGDLTIEAVAHFSVVEQPVIVGSVVDDMFLGSLCADEIDGAGGDDNIDGRAGNDVINGGAGDDHIVAGDGDDVVFGGDGNDIIFGGAGNDHLFGGAGDDRLFGGDGDDVIFGNTGGDHLSGGDGDDLLLGGEGNDVISDGAGSDKVFGGMGNDRIVASLDADDDVYDGGAGTDTLDYSHATERLVVDLMNGVASGVEIGHDAITGFEKVLGGREADHFILGSESVALTGGTGDDVFAFASAGGVQPNAVSHVIMDFGVGDRIRISEYEIFWKADDEPEDRFEHIYRDNDDDDSPIRYRHDRDDGNEWTVIETDFEDDEMWATTVTLHGRHKLSWSTERDDGLEWLS